From a single Microcoleus sp. FACHB-672 genomic region:
- a CDS encoding hemolysin family protein produces the protein MSPTIEILIILLLILANGLFVMSEMAIVSSRKARLQQIANQGDIKARTALELANAPNQFLPTVQVGITLLAIVSGAFGETTFSKILTPLLSLVPFLNPYRELLATIISVLIITYLTLIIGELVPKRLALNNPEPLAAVVAIPMRMLARLASPIVYLLSASTDIVVRMMGITPSTEPQVTEEEIKVLIEQGTEAGTFEEAEQDMVERVFRLGDRPVSALMTPRPEIVWLNLEDSAEANRQKMINSNHSRLLVCQSELDNVLGVVQVTDLLSRCLAGEPLDLTMLLRRPLFVPESTRGLKVLELFKQTGTHIVLVVDEYGIIQGLVTINDILIEIVGDIPSIDESDDPQIVQREDGSWLLDGMLSVDEFFELFGIEDSREEKDENYNTMGGFVITQLGRIPNSADHFVWHNLRVEVVDMDGNRVDKVLVMPVPAGSPERKSGGKEFGN, from the coding sequence ATGTCCCCAACCATTGAAATTCTGATTATTCTCCTGCTAATTTTGGCAAATGGCCTCTTTGTTATGTCAGAGATGGCCATCGTCTCTTCCCGCAAAGCACGTTTGCAACAGATAGCCAACCAAGGTGATATTAAGGCCCGTACAGCGCTAGAACTGGCAAATGCCCCGAATCAGTTCTTGCCAACGGTTCAGGTGGGGATCACATTGTTGGCGATCGTCTCCGGTGCCTTCGGTGAAACCACATTTTCTAAAATACTAACGCCCCTGCTCAGTCTTGTTCCCTTCCTGAATCCATACAGAGAATTACTCGCGACTATCATTTCAGTGCTGATTATCACCTATCTGACACTGATTATTGGTGAACTCGTGCCCAAGCGATTGGCGCTGAATAACCCGGAACCGCTGGCTGCTGTAGTCGCCATTCCGATGCGGATGCTGGCTAGATTAGCTTCTCCCATTGTTTATCTGTTAAGCGCTTCGACAGATATTGTGGTGCGGATGATGGGCATTACACCCTCTACAGAGCCACAAGTGACAGAGGAAGAGATCAAAGTTTTAATTGAGCAAGGCACTGAGGCGGGAACGTTTGAGGAAGCCGAACAAGACATGGTGGAACGGGTGTTTCGCCTAGGAGATCGCCCTGTCAGTGCGCTGATGACACCGAGACCAGAAATTGTCTGGCTGAACTTGGAGGACTCGGCTGAGGCAAACCGACAAAAGATGATCAACAGCAACCATTCTCGGCTTTTAGTTTGTCAGAGCGAGCTTGACAATGTGCTGGGTGTTGTGCAAGTGACGGATTTATTATCTCGTTGTTTGGCTGGGGAACCACTCGATTTGACCATGCTGTTGCGCCGGCCTTTATTTGTCCCAGAAAGCACGCGAGGATTGAAAGTTCTAGAGTTATTCAAGCAAACGGGCACTCACATCGTACTCGTTGTGGATGAATACGGCATTATCCAGGGATTAGTGACCATTAATGACATTTTAATTGAGATTGTTGGGGATATTCCCTCTATTGATGAGTCGGATGATCCGCAAATTGTGCAACGTGAGGATGGTTCTTGGTTGCTGGATGGGATGTTATCAGTGGATGAGTTTTTTGAACTATTTGGAATTGAGGATAGTCGGGAAGAGAAGGACGAAAATTATAACACAATGGGGGGGTTTGTGATTACGCAGTTGGGGCGTATTCCCAATTCTGCTGATCATTTTGTGTGGCATAATTTACGGGTTGAAGTGGTGGATATGGATGGCAACCGGGTTGATAAGGTGCTGGTGATGCCGGTGCCGGCAGGATCGCCTGAGCGCAAAAGTGGTGGGAAAGAGTTTGGAAATTAG
- the mfd gene encoding transcription-repair coupling factor, which translates to MAFSSIIRALGRTQLSTELLNKLHRQRSLALNGFPRLPKGMVASALAQQEGRNLLVVAATLEEAGRWAAQIEAMGWQTVHFYPTSEASPYEPFDPESETTWGQMQVLADLVQGEKNLAIVATERALQPHLPPVETFKPYCLTLNRGMTWDLATFSEKLAQLGYERVPQVETEGQWSRRGDIIDIFPVAAELPVRLDWFGDDLEDLREFDPATQRSLDKVDRLVLTPTDFAPIVIEALPSNFKFSSVDLELEESNGQSKNSKPLEGVRRLLGMAFDAPASLLDYLPENTLVAIDEPEQCQAHGDRWYEHVEEHWQTVGAPLSLPKIHRSFTDSLAAAGSFEYLTLSELAETSATQQSALNLASRPVPVTPHQFAKIADIVRQERDRGFTVFLVSAQPSRSVSLLQEHDCPAQFVPNPRDYPAIDKLAISHTPVALKYSGLAELEGFVLPTFRLVVVTDREFFGQHSLATPSYVRKRRRATSKQVDPNKLSPGDYVVHRHHGVGKFLKLESLSINKDTREYLVVKYADGLLRVAADQLGSLSRYRTADGRAPELNKLTGKAWESTKNKVRKTVKKLAVDLLNLYAKRSQQQGTAYPPDMPWQQELEDSFPYQPTTDQLKATQDVKRDMESARPMDRLVCGDVGFGKTEVAIRAIFKAVTAGKQVALLAPTTILTQQHYHTLKERFAPYPIHIGLLNRFRSAEERREIQRRLATGELDVVVGTQAILSKGVSFKDLGLMVVDEEQRFGVNQKEKIKSLKTQVDVLTLSATPIPRTLYMSLSGIREMSLITTPPASRRPIQTHLAPYDGETVRTAIRQELDRGGQVFYVVPRVDGIEEVAGQLREMLPGSRIAIAHGQLDESELEATMLAFSAGEADILLCTTIIESGLDIPRVNTILIEDAQKFGLAQLYQLRGRVGRAGIQAHAWLFYRKQSQLTDSARQRLRAIQEFTQLGSGYQLAMRDMEIRGVGNLLGAEQSGQMDVIGFDLYMEMLEEAIREIRGQEIPQVDDTQIDLHLTAFIPADYIPDLDQKMSAYRAVASAGSKQELKQIEADWRDRYGAMPRAAEQLVRVVELKQCAKKLGFSRIKPEGSQHVVLETPMEEPAWNLLKANLPEHLQSRFVYSAGKVTVRGLGILNADKQLEHLIDWLGRMQGALPEPALV; encoded by the coding sequence ATGGCTTTCTCTTCTATTATTCGTGCCCTTGGGCGAACCCAGCTAAGTACAGAACTCCTGAACAAACTGCACCGGCAGCGTTCCCTTGCCCTCAATGGCTTCCCTCGCTTGCCCAAAGGCATGGTGGCTTCAGCCTTGGCACAGCAAGAAGGGCGTAATTTGTTGGTTGTGGCAGCAACCTTAGAAGAAGCCGGTCGCTGGGCGGCTCAGATCGAAGCAATGGGCTGGCAAACGGTACATTTTTACCCCACCTCGGAAGCATCGCCCTACGAACCATTTGACCCAGAATCCGAGACGACTTGGGGGCAAATGCAGGTGCTAGCCGATTTGGTGCAAGGAGAAAAAAATTTAGCTATTGTCGCCACAGAAAGGGCACTGCAACCTCATTTACCCCCTGTTGAGACGTTTAAACCCTACTGCCTCACCCTAAATCGAGGCATGACATGGGATTTAGCCACCTTCAGCGAGAAGCTAGCGCAGTTGGGCTATGAGCGCGTTCCCCAAGTGGAAACAGAGGGACAGTGGAGCCGGCGTGGGGATATTATTGATATCTTTCCCGTTGCTGCTGAATTGCCGGTGCGCTTGGATTGGTTTGGCGACGACTTAGAGGATTTACGCGAGTTTGACCCCGCAACCCAGCGATCCCTCGATAAAGTTGACCGGCTGGTACTCACCCCCACAGATTTTGCGCCCATTGTTATCGAAGCGCTGCCCAGCAATTTTAAATTTTCCAGCGTAGATTTAGAACTGGAGGAATCAAACGGGCAATCGAAAAATTCCAAACCTTTAGAAGGGGTTCGCCGGCTCTTGGGTATGGCGTTTGATGCGCCGGCATCCCTCCTCGACTATTTACCTGAAAATACTTTAGTTGCCATTGATGAGCCAGAACAGTGTCAAGCGCACGGTGATCGCTGGTATGAACACGTCGAAGAACACTGGCAAACCGTAGGCGCACCCCTATCACTGCCCAAAATTCACCGCTCTTTTACAGATTCCCTGGCAGCCGCCGGCAGCTTTGAATATTTAACCTTATCTGAACTCGCAGAAACCTCTGCCACCCAGCAATCCGCGCTCAACTTGGCCAGCCGGCCAGTGCCGGTGACGCCCCACCAATTTGCGAAAATCGCCGATATTGTGCGGCAAGAGCGAGATCGCGGCTTTACCGTGTTCCTTGTCTCCGCACAGCCTTCGCGCTCCGTTTCTCTGCTGCAAGAACACGACTGTCCCGCCCAGTTTGTCCCCAATCCCCGCGACTATCCCGCGATTGATAAGTTAGCGATCTCGCACACGCCGGTGGCGCTGAAATATAGTGGACTTGCAGAACTCGAAGGATTTGTTTTACCCACGTTTCGCTTAGTTGTTGTTACTGATCGGGAGTTTTTCGGACAGCATTCTTTAGCGACACCCAGCTATGTTCGTAAGCGCCGGCGTGCGACATCCAAGCAAGTTGATCCCAACAAGCTCAGTCCCGGTGATTATGTGGTTCACCGGCATCATGGCGTCGGCAAATTTCTCAAGCTGGAAAGTCTCAGCATCAACAAAGACACCCGTGAGTATTTGGTGGTGAAATATGCAGACGGCTTGCTGAGAGTTGCCGCCGATCAGTTGGGTTCCCTGTCGCGCTATCGTACTGCTGACGGAAGGGCACCGGAACTGAATAAATTAACCGGCAAAGCTTGGGAATCGACGAAAAACAAAGTCCGCAAAACTGTTAAAAAGCTGGCGGTTGACTTGCTCAATCTCTACGCCAAGCGATCGCAGCAGCAGGGAACTGCTTACCCGCCAGATATGCCTTGGCAGCAGGAATTAGAAGATTCTTTTCCCTATCAACCGACAACGGATCAATTGAAGGCAACGCAAGATGTGAAGCGGGATATGGAAAGCGCTCGCCCGATGGATCGCTTGGTGTGCGGCGATGTCGGGTTTGGTAAAACAGAAGTGGCGATCCGCGCAATTTTTAAAGCCGTGACTGCCGGCAAACAAGTCGCCCTCCTGGCACCGACTACGATTCTGACGCAGCAGCACTATCACACGCTCAAAGAACGTTTTGCCCCTTACCCGATTCATATTGGTTTACTCAACCGCTTCCGTAGTGCTGAGGAACGCCGCGAAATTCAGCGCCGGCTGGCGACGGGCGAACTGGATGTGGTTGTCGGCACTCAGGCAATTTTAAGCAAGGGTGTCAGCTTCAAGGATTTGGGGCTGATGGTGGTGGATGAGGAACAGCGTTTTGGGGTGAACCAGAAGGAAAAGATTAAATCCCTGAAAACGCAAGTGGATGTGCTGACGCTCAGTGCAACGCCAATTCCTCGCACATTGTATATGTCTTTGTCGGGAATTCGGGAGATGAGTTTGATTACAACGCCACCGGCTTCTCGGCGTCCGATTCAAACCCATTTAGCCCCTTATGATGGGGAAACGGTGCGAACTGCGATTCGTCAGGAGTTGGATCGCGGGGGTCAGGTGTTTTATGTGGTGCCGCGTGTGGATGGCATTGAAGAGGTTGCCGGTCAGTTGCGGGAAATGCTGCCGGGAAGTCGGATTGCGATCGCACATGGGCAATTGGATGAGTCAGAGTTGGAAGCGACGATGCTGGCGTTTAGTGCCGGCGAGGCGGATATTTTGCTTTGTACAACCATTATTGAATCGGGTTTAGATATTCCCCGCGTGAATACGATTCTGATTGAAGATGCCCAGAAGTTTGGTTTGGCGCAGTTGTACCAGTTGCGAGGACGGGTGGGACGTGCCGGCATTCAAGCTCATGCCTGGTTGTTCTATCGCAAACAAAGTCAACTGACGGATAGTGCGCGGCAGCGTTTGAGAGCGATTCAGGAGTTCACTCAGTTGGGTTCTGGCTATCAGTTGGCAATGCGGGATATGGAAATCCGGGGCGTTGGCAATCTCTTGGGTGCTGAACAATCGGGGCAGATGGATGTGATCGGCTTTGATCTCTATATGGAAATGCTGGAAGAGGCGATTCGCGAAATTCGCGGTCAAGAAATTCCACAAGTGGACGATACGCAAATCGATCTGCACTTGACTGCGTTTATCCCGGCTGATTATATCCCGGATTTGGATCAGAAGATGAGCGCTTACCGGGCTGTGGCGTCTGCCGGCTCTAAGCAGGAATTAAAGCAAATTGAGGCAGATTGGCGAGATCGCTATGGTGCCATGCCACGCGCTGCAGAGCAGTTGGTGCGGGTGGTGGAACTGAAACAGTGTGCCAAAAAGCTGGGCTTTTCGCGGATTAAACCGGAAGGATCTCAGCACGTTGTTTTGGAAACGCCAATGGAGGAACCGGCTTGGAATTTACTCAAGGCGAATTTACCGGAACATTTGCAGTCGCGATTTGTTTACAGTGCCGGTAAAGTGACGGTTCGAGGCTTGGGTATTTTAAATGCCGATAAGCAACTGGAACACTTGATAGATTGGCTGGGCAGAATGCAAGGAGCACTACCAGAGCCGGCACTGGTTTAA